The nucleotide sequence TGGCAGTCAGGGCATCAtcttgtggcattcacattctctgaacagagagagagatgtaATTCTCTCCCCCAGggtttttcctggggaaggcagcacagagggagaagagaaaacaattcttaagtctacttgctgctcctgttgtttggcaGATGTAGAATGTGTTCTGGAGATTGTTTAACCAAagtgatttgttaattggacaCTGGTGATGGATTGATTGGCCAAGGCAGTGTCCTGACTGTCTCCAGACAATCGTGGGTTTTTCTGCAGTATCTCTTTAATATAGTATGGTATTAGTGTGATATAATACAGCTCAAGAAAGCATTTGTTCAGCCTCCTgaaatcatggagtcagagctCATTATTTGCCATGCTGGGGGCTCCCTGCATTGATATCATCTGGCTCTGTGAATCTCTGCCCACCTcactgaggggctgcaggaggcccATGGCTGAGCAGAAGGGTACCTGCTCTGGGAAAGTAAAACTGGGCTCTGAAAAGAATTCCAGAAAGTAGAAGTGCAATGTTTATAGAGCTGAGGtctcttcctccctctgtgTGGCAGGAGATGGTGTGGAAAAACACTGTCCAGGCAGGCTGtggtgtgcagggctggagggtgctggctccatcccaggcaggatgaggaggtgtgtggggctgggaaacAGAGGCTGCCTTCAGGCCTTTCCTGGCTCTCTGGTGACTGTGCTGGAGACCAGACATGGGACTAAACAGAGAGGGCTGGAGCAAAAGCCTCCAGAGATGTGTAAGGTGAAAGGAgctcctgtgtgcagggaggctGGCAAGAGACCTTAAAGGGAGCTTGCCCACAGGACAGGTCTCTGGAGAGCAAGGAACATGTTTATTAAACTTGTTTATTAAActtggagaagggaaaaaaatgcagcctATGCCTGAGAAAACAGCTCTGAGGAGGAATTGCACCCCTAAGTACCAGTGTGTGCCACAGgctctttgccttttctctgtgctgcttcctATCATACAGGCACCCCACTGAATATtaagttttctttcaaacagTGCCAGAATGGGTGATCACTGTGGTGGTGGGCCAGAAAAAGCCtgatttgacttttttttatgACTTTGTTCTTGAGGAAACACTTGCCTGGATCTGGAGGGTATTTGATCAGAGATGAAGTGATGGGAGGGATCATCCTATCCCAGCTGAGGGAATTATTGGTTATAATGCACAGTCCTGATGCAGTGCAAAAACTAAAGTTTGAATACTGAAAACTGTCtggtttttctcatttcccttttctttttacaggAGACTGTTGGCTCTTGGCAGCCATTGCTTCTCTCACCCTGAATGAAGAAATTCTGGCCCGTGTTGTTCCCAAAGACCAGAGCTTCCAGGATAAATATGCAGGAATTTTCCACTTCCAGGTATGTGGAAAACAGCCTTTTCCTCTCAGTGCTATTGGGCAGGAGCCAATGTGGCTGGCTGTGTATCCATGTGTGATGTTTCCTGGCATGGCTTTGTGGGATGTCAAAGAGCCAGACAGAAACAAGGAGACATCTAAGAAGGATGGTGGAAGGAACAAGGCCATTAATCAAAGatctgggagcaggggctgcctttGTGGTGCTCCCTCCCTGAGGAAGGGTATGTGAGTATGTGCATCCCTGAACAGGGCGGGTGAAGCTGGCTGGGACGTGGGCATTGCTTTTCCCCAGGGAAATCCACACTCAAAGACAAATATGGCTGTGATGGGATGGTGATCATCCCCCAGCACGGGGTGGTGATGGATGTTTGTGCTCTCTTTCCCTCAGTTCTGGCAGTATGGGGAGTGGGTGGACGTGGTGGTGGACGACAGGCTGCCCACCAAGAACGGGGAGCTGCTCTTCGTGCACTCGGCGGAGGGCAGCGAGTTCTGGAGCGCGCTGCTGGAGAAGGCCTATGCCAAGTGAGTCAGGGGCCAGGCTTCCCCCACTCACATcccccacagcacccccagctgcaTGGATACTCTGCATTCTGAGCCTGCTTATTAGCCTTTGCAGCTTCTGGGGTATCCCACAAAATGGATCTCCTCTGGGGTATCCCCCAAATGGCTCCTTTGGTATGGCTTTGCTGGCAGATGCCGGAGACAAGGAGCCAAAAGCATTGGAATTGTTGCTAGccaagaaaagcagcacttgCATCTCGTGGTGAGGCTGTtcttggagcagcctgctgTCACCAGGGCCTGGGAAGCTCCATTTCATGTGCTCTATGCACCTCTGAGGGCTTGGCAGCTGATGCAAAGCACATCAGTCCATGTGCCCAGGTCTGTGTTCAGTGCTCATATCTGAATCTCCATTTTTGGGTTGGCCAGAGAGGAGTTCTACCCTCTAACTCTACTATTTTGAATTAAGGAATTTAGATCCACTGAAGTGGATCTTTAACAGTTATGGGTTAAAGATAAAGACCCATAACTGTTAAAGGTGTTTAAAGACTTAGAAATAGAGAGACACATTGTTTggtcttcattttttttaatatattcttttttcttcagatagTGTTCATGATTCCTGCCATTGATATGACTGAACCTGCAGGGTGGATGCATGATTGCTTAATATTTTGGGCTGGGTTTTCCAAGTTCAGAGGTCTAAGAAGCAAAGCTGTATGGAGGGGCACGTTTGTAGCTGCTGTAATGctcctgaaagcagcagtgctgtgacagcTGGCACATTGAGTGCCTGTCCTGAAGGAAGGGGAGAACAGGGAGCCTGATGGTTgtgagaagaagagaagagggaGCCTGATGGTTGTGTCTGTCCCCCATTTTGTGCAGGCTGAATGGCTCCTACGAGTCCCTCTCTGGTGGCACCACCACCGAAGGCTTCGAGGACTTCACCGGTGGCATTGCTGAGTGGTACGAGCTGCAGAAGCCACCCCCCAACCTCTTCAAGATCATTCAGAAGGCACTCCAGAAAGGCTCTCTCCTTGGCTGCTCCATTGATGTGAGTTGGCAGGGTTTGTTTCTGGGCTCTTGCTGTGCACACAGGCTGGgggtggagctgcaggagctgcacacagcaTGCCAGAGCCCTCTGCCTGTGGCTCCTTGCTCTGCCTTGTGCCTGGAGAATTTGACCCACAGCTGTGACTCTGACATGTGCTCTCCATGGGGGTTAGGCTGAAGCTAAACTTCATTAGCTCATGTGAAAAGTTCATTCCCTCCCTTGTGCTTCTTCCATGAGACAGACCTTCTGCTGTGTGGTAGGTTGGGGGTAATGAATCACACAGGGAACTTGTCAGGGGTGCTGATGGGCATCTGTGTTCCTAAGaaagcctggcagcaggatggcacaggctgagagagctgctgctaatggctcctgcagccaggggctcAGAGGTGCAATGTCCATCCTTGCTGCAGCCTTTTTTGTTGCACAAGTTGTACCTGGAATGCTCCCAAAAAaatctgggctctgctctggaagCAGAGAGGTTCAGACTGTTGCCAGACCTTTGAAAGGTTTTATGGGAAGACGTTGTCAGAAGCTGGACCCACATGGGAATGAAAAGAGGAGTTTTGGCCCTGCCTTCAAGGGTTCAGCATTGCTTTTAGCCTTACTGAAATGAGTCTAAGGATTGTTATTGTGGTAATCACCCTCCTCCCAAATGAGATTGCATCTTAGTTATGTCTAAAGGGAAGGTAAATTGTTTACAAAAACTCCATTCataatataaatgtaaatgtttcCTCCCATTTTTCAAGTTAAATCAGAGTCCCAGGAGAGGGAAGCttcacagcaggaaaagtgTTTGGTTAATGTCAATTTGACTTTTTGGTATTTTCAAGGCCTGTTTTACTCGTTTGCATTTAGATAAGAATCTGACATCTGGATTTTTGCCCCAGACTTATACAAATCCCTTgggtgggtgggaggggagagTAAATATATTATGTTGTTGATAAGTGCTACCACTTTCTGTAGTGTAAATTAACTGTTGCTGAGTTTATCctttgaaaagaataaaaagcttgtaaataaaatctttccttctcttcagtAAGAGAAATAGGGACACAGAGATTAGGCATTAAATGGAGAGTGTGCTGTTGGGCAGTAATTGACAGCAGGaatcctgcctgctccagccaaTCCTCTCTGTTTAAGCTTCAAATATGTTTGTTTAGAGGTCACACACTTCTGAAATGGTAGAAAGACAGTGACAGCCACGTTTCATAGGTGGTTAAACATTCACTGTCTGGCAAGAAGTGActtttctctgcagtgtttAAAGGCCAGACTGCCCAAGCAGTGGCTCTGAAAAATTGAGAGGGATGTGCCCTCAGGTAGGAATGGCATCCAGAGTTCAGCCTCTTCCCTTGCTGCCCTGTAGGGcagatcccagggctggggaaaggaaggggaacCTCCCAGCCTGctttggagctgcagggggtGCCTTGACCCTGAAAtttgctggagctgggtgtGATGCCAGTGGAGCCTCGGGCCAGTCACTCCCTGTTTTTCTCCTGGTCCCTTGAGAATATGGAGTTTATTGAGTGCATCCCCTTTGGAGATGCACAAGAGTGGCTGCACCACACCGGGTGTTTTGGAGCCAGGAGGGAACtttgctgcagtgccaggcttCTGGTGTGCACCCCATGCCACAAACGTGGCAAACCCCCTGGGGCTCCAGCACCACCCCAcgtgctgctgtcccctctccctgctctggcacacTTGTGGCTTTTGTGCAGCAGCCAAACcactcctgcagcctcccagcgAGATGAGAGCTCTGTTGGAGGGGGAAGCTCTGTTCTGCTGGAtcccctgcccatgggaagctgCAATCACTGATGTCCTTTGCCCTGCAGATCAccagtgctgcagaaacagaagcagTCACCTCCCAGAAGCTGGTGAAGGGACACGCGTACTCGGTCACCGGGGCAGAGCAGGTCGGTGTGCCACCCCAGGGTGCAGCAGGGTCTGTGTGGGGCAACCACAAACCCATCTTCAGCACTGCCAATTCCTAAGTGTCACCCATTTTGCTCAATTGGGGTTTGAGTCTCTTCTTTCTGAAGGAATGCTTAATTAGTTGGTATGTTTTGGATATACACAGATTTGCCTTTTTGGGtgtttgaccaaaaaaaaacccctcttatTCCATGAGCATGGCTATTTCCCACTGAGCAGGGTGGTGGGCAGCTCTGTCCAGGAGGCATGTTCTCCTCTGCTGGTGACCAGGCCCTTCAGTCCATTTCTGTACAGCAGGCCACACTTTTTTTACCTTAGAAGCACAGCAAGAAGTGtcctgagcaaaaaaaaaaaaaaaacaaaaaaaaaaaacaaaccaaaaactcCCATGTATTATTGTCCCCAAAgtggctgctgagcagcacctttCAGCTGGGCTTGGTGTTCAAGCACAAGGGGCCTGACCAAGAGCAGGCTGGTGAAGGcaagacaaaacaaaggaagCAGATCATGGCATCCTTCCATGTGTGCAGTGGGTTGTGGTTAGTTCACTGGGAATTGTTTCTGAAATAGTTTTTGAAAGCTCAGGGTGAGGTGTAGAGAGCTGCTGACACGCTGTGCTGGTTTGTGGGTGTGCATTTGGTCTTCTTCTCACAgcaaaagcagggaagaaggagCTTGTTCACCTTAATTCACAAGTGGGCATGATTtagccaggctgctcctttgGAGGTCTGTGCAGATTCTGTAAGGATATTTCATCTGGGGTGTCATCTCTGGACTGCAGAGACCTGCAGATGAcaagaggagaggctgaggctgctgctctgtggggcaTTGGTGTGCTCAGAGGGGTTGTGGCCAGTCTCAGTGTCCTGGCTGTTGTAACAGGCTCCTCCAACATATAAACACAGGGGTAAAAAGGCATTTGAATGTGAAGAGACAATTTATACCTAAGTGATGACTTTGAGAAATGTCTCTGTacctgctgttttgtttttaattactgGAGAGGATGAGGGAGGGGGGGTGGTGCTGAGTCTCTGGTGCCTCTCCATTCACTTCTGATCCCATCAGGTGAACTTCCGAGGAACCGTGCAGAAGCTGATCAGAATCCGAAATCCCTGGGGAGAAGTGGAGTGGACTGGGAAATGGAATGACAAGTGAGTCAATGCCTTCCTTGTTAGCCCTTTACTGCAGGGGTGCAGCCgtgtttctgtgcttttctgtctgttcCCTACCTGAAATTCCTCTGTAAGTCCTGCCTGGAGGTGGTGTTCACGTGGAACTGTTTCAGGGAGAAGCATCCCCTTGCTGCCATCTCCCTTGTAGCCAGCACAGTACGTGGTGCCTTTCATGCAAATTCCAGCCTTTGTGTAAGATGCAGAGACTTGGTTGGTGAATCCTAGAAAACTCCCTGTAGTGTCTGCTTATTTAACAGCCTGGATTCAGTGGTGAGCTTCTGAAAACTCACTTTCTAAAAGggctttaaaaatccatttctgcTGTTAGCCATGAAAGCTGGAGTTTACACACTTCTGTGGCTGGGCAGCTTTTATTCTgactcttcctttttctgtctcagtCCAGACATTGcactttctaaaaataacaCTCTCATCCTTTACCTTGGATATTTGAGAAGTGAGGTATTTCATGTGCCAGGTGcatctatttttaattctgcagtGATCTGAGAATTCTGGAACTGCTAAAAGTTAGACCTTGTGCACATTAGAGTTTCACCTTTCCCATGGGCTGTGGTTGATGTGGGCTTCTCTTCCAGCTGCCCAAACTGGAGTGGTGTTGACCCTGAGGTGCGGGAGCGACTGACCAGGAGACACGAGGATGGGGAATTCTGGTGAGCGTCACATTCCAGCAGAAGGGAATTGCTGCATTTGTGGGGTGCCCTGtggcatctgactccatgttctcagaaggctaatttattcttttatgatACTagaatatattaaagaatgctatactaaactatactaaagaatacagagagGATACtcacagaaggctaaaaagataataatggaaactcatgactctttccagagtcccaacacagcttggcactgactGGTCATTAAGTcgaaacaattcacatgaaaccaatgaaacaatctccaaacacattccaaaggagcaaacCATAGGGGAAGCAAATctgataattattgttttcgtttttctctgaggtttctcagcttcccaggggaaaaatcctgggcaaagagatttttcagaaactatgacagtgacagggaatgtcagctgctctgcttttattCATGCAAAGCAACTTCTCCCAGTTTGCTCTCCAAGAGGAGTGTGCAAATTCACCCCAAGCCCTAGTGCTGAATCCcagtggcagggagggaggatggaCAAGGTGGGATGGGAAACCGTCCTGAGGAGAGATTGCCAGCAGCGTTGTCTCCCGCAGGATGGCGTTCAACGACTTCCTGAGGCATTACTCCCGCCTGGAGATCTGCAACCTGACTCCAGACACCCTGGCAAGTGACAGGTACAAAAAGTGGAGCCTGCAGAAGCTGGATGGCAACTGGAGGAGAGGAGCCACtgcagggggctgcaggaactACCCAAGTAAGAAAAACTGGAAATCTTTTACTTGTCCATCCTAGTGGACGCTAATAAGCACAGAGGTGCATGACTGCACTGACTGGGAACCAATTCCAGAGACAGATGGATCAGCCACTGATCCAGGGAGGGAAGGCCTGGGGTTGCCTGTGGGTCACACAAAGTGAAACTGCAGCtcttggcagggcaggagaggttGTGGTTTCTCTGGGAGCTTCCAGGAGATGGTTTGGGATGAATAATGGGATATCTAGGATTAAACTCTAAAAATTCTGGGAAATGTGGCTCCGTGATGAGACTCTGTTGTAGTTGTAAAGGCTGGGGTGGGGATGAGCAGGGCAGTGCATTGGTTTTCTCTTCTAACAGCTGATTTTGGCAGtactgcatttatcacatggtATCTGTAGCACCCCCATGCGATAAATGCAGTATCTATAGCACtccatgtgataaatgcagtatctatagcacccccatgtgataaatgcagtatATAGTgccccatgtgataaatgcagtatctatagcacccccatgtgataaatgcagtCTCTATAGTgccccatgtgataaatgcagtatctatagcgccccatgtgataaatgcagtatATAACACCCCATGTGATAAATACAGTATATAGCACCCaccatgtgataaatgcagtatctatagtgccccatgtgataaatgcagtatATAGTGCCCCATTGGATAAATGCAATATCTATAGTgcccccatgtgataaatgcagtatctatagggcccccatgtgataaatgcagtatctatagtgccccatgtgataaatgcaaTCTCTATAGTgccccatgtgataaatgcagtatctatagcgccccatgtgataaatgcagtatATAGTgccccatgtgataaatgcagtatCTGTAGTgccccatgtgataaatgcagtatctatagcgcccccatTTGATAAATACAGTACATAGCgccccatgtgataaatgcagtatctatagcaccccatgtgataaatgcagtatCTATAGCACCCCATTTGATAAATGCAGAATACAGCaccccatgtgataaatgcagtatCTGTAGCACCCCCATGTAATAAATGCAGTATCTATAGCGTCCCCATTTGATAAATACAGTACATAGCaccccatgtgataaatgcagtaCACATCTGTCACACCTGACATGTTTAAATATCACCATGGTTGCTATCCAAGAAGCCCCTGAGTAGTTTGTTAAATCCTCTTCCCAGACACATTCTGGACAAATCCTCAGTATTTGATCAAGCTGGAGGAAGAAGATGAGGACCCTGATGATCCTGAGGGGGGCTGCACTTTCCTCATTGGGCTGATCCAGAAGCACCGTCGGAGGCAGAGGAAGATGGGCGAGGACATGCACACCATTGGCTTTGCCATTTATGAGGCAAGGAAGGTTGACAggactgggaagggaaagggaaaacctAATTTAATCAATGCCATAAATGGGATAGTGCAGTTCCCATGCTGGGCTTTCCATCAAAACTCAGATGGGTTGAGTtggacagcagctgcagcaaggaggctgtaaagaaacaaaaagctgtGTCGTGCTTGCTTAGCCCGTCTCCTTTCCTGCTGATGGAAAGGGCAGAGAGCCAGGAGTGAGAAAGAGGAGATGGGGAGAAATAGTAGAGAAATTGAGCCTACAATAAAAATCCTggtgggctgcagggaggagattCAGCAGGAAGCCACaaccagcctggctgtggctctggctgtggcCACAATGCCCCAGGTGAGCCTCACCTGcctcagggatggagctgggagctgagccagcCCTTGGCCTTGGGTGATGTGGGCATGGAGATGCCATTCACCACTCAACAAGCAACTAactctctcctttcctccctgcaggtgCCCCCAGAGGTATGTGCCATGGGTTGGTGGTCGAGGTGCAGAGTTGGGGCTCAGTGTCTGGTGGGAAGAAGAGGTTCAGAGGATCTTCTGCACCTCACTGCAGGACAGCATGACTGCACAGAGTCTGCAGCTGGAGGCCATTGATTCTGGAAGGGGCCTTGAGATCATGTTGCATTTTTAGTGTCCTGTATTGGGATAAGTGTTCAGTGCTGTAAAAACTCCCCAAAGCAACTCTTCTGTGGCTCTcctctcagcccagccccacacttGCTCcctcagagcacagctgctttttccaggTTTGCACAGAGTTCATGTTTGCCTCATGAATAATATTCCAAGGAGGTGTTTATATTCATTTCCCTAAGCACCACCTCTTTTGGTTTCTCTCTATTTCTACCTGGGGGTCACAGAGGGGTGGCAATGCAGCAATGCCTCTGAGCTGTTGCTCCTCAGAGGACGTAGTGAAGCTCAGCAAAACCCCTGGGTAACCTCATTACTGGGTTTGCTGTCCCTGTGAGGGTCTGTGTGAAGCAGCTGAGGCATCCTGTGGCTCTTGAGGCTGTGCCCAAACCAGTGGCTTTTATGTAAAGTATGGTTtcatcaggaaaagaaatggtgCTGCTGGTTAATTAAACTTCTTATGTTCTTTTTTAATGCCTTAGCAGGACTCTGTCACTCACCCTAGTTgtccaaatatttcatttccataAGAAAACTGATTCTCACTCTTCTTTCCCCCAGAAGGTGGGATTTTATCTCTCCCTATGCAGCAGGTCTGACAGgtttttcaaattctttcttCATTCTTAAAAATCTGggaggacaggaaggaggaggtgTCTGAAAGATGCACATTCCTGAAGCTGGTTTCTAGAGCTGAAGCAGCCCACCTGTAAGACTCTGCAAAAACAGTTCATTCTggaagatcacagaatcacagaatggtttgggttggaaggaaccttaaagatcactcAGTTCCAACCCCCTTCACTAGATGTTTCACTCcaaatatgattttattttattattgtggggtttttttaattcttggaGCCCTCCAtgagcaggctctgctctgacctgggaggcagagctgagctgcaggtggcaccagctctggggaccAGAGGGACATGGCTCATGTACCATctcaatttaaagaaaaatgattgGTGGAAGAATGTGCCCAATATCTTCAGCCACCCATCATCATctgcaaaaccaaaagcatGACCTGAATGATTTATTGCAATGATctgcaaaatatatttgcagCCACATCTCAGGAGTCCCActccctttctcttcttttgcaGTTCTGTCAAGCtgacatcttttttttcttttccccagacATATCTAtgctattttaaatttgtaaatgTGAACACATGCAGACTCcagtgtttggtttggttttttttttttctccctttccttgcttttcctaAGTTTTCTGGCCAGACAAATATTCATCTGAGCAAAAACTTCTTCCTGACCAACAAAGCCCGGGAAAAATCCAATACCTTCATCAACCTCCGGGAGGTGCTGAACCGCTTCAAGCTGCCTGCAGGGGAATACATCATCGTGCCCTCCACCTTTGAGCCCGACAAGAATGGAGACTTCTGCCTCAGGgtcttctctgaaaaaaatgcaaactccACGTGGGTAGCTTGTGGTGACCATATTACAGCAGTGGGCACGTGGGggattaataataataataataataataataataataataataatactaataataataataataataataataataataataataataataataataataataataataataataattttgttgcttttgttatCCCAGTTcctatttaattaaaattaaaaggctTAGACATGTCACATttaaagagcagagctgggctaaAGCCTGAGGAAGGGCTGTGGGCTCATTTGGATTGAGTTGTCCTGATTCAAAGCAAGCAGAAACCTTCCTCTAGCCTGTAATATTTTGCTGCATATTCCTAGAGCAGTGGGAATCCCGGGGTGTTTGTTGGATTGAATAATTCATTATTCAGCTTTTGATGGGCCCTTAGGAGTTCTTGGGTACCATCTGTAGGTCTGGTGCTCCCTCAGCATGAGACACATCAGAATTACCTTAGGGGTCTCACTTTTTTGCTGGTTTAAAGAAGAAATGACTAGACAAAGTTTGACTGGTACCCAAGGTCCTGTGCAAAGTAGGCAAAAAAAGACCCAAAGAGTTATGTGAGCCCCAAAATCCTGTCTGTGGCACTACAATTTGTAGTGTCTTTTCAAACTCTTGTTGCCACAGCTGGCAAAATACagctttctctgtgctgtgctgtgtccacAGCTGATTAAtccagtaatttttaaatgctcattgttatttccatattttaagGAATCTCTCTTTAACTGAAGCTTGAAGGAAAAGCGTCATAAACGtgatttgttttgatttgaatattgatttctttctctttctagGGTGATAGATGATGAAATTGAAGGCAATTTTGATGAGGTACAtcaaatgaaatgttttcagttgAGATAATTTTGTTGTAAAGGGGGGGTTAGAGTGCCTGTTCCCTGAGCAGAGTGATGTTTTCTATAGGCATTATCAAGAAATGTTGTCCCACtatgggaaatgggaaaagatTTCTCAATATCCATATCTGGGTGTCAAGCAAATGGAAATATCATCAGGAATGTAATGGAAACAATTGTCCTTTGTCTAGAACTTGGACTTCCCAGGCAGAGGTACATCTCAAGAGTTAACTGGAGCCACAGGAAATTCCCTTTGTTCTCCAGGACTCCAGGAGTGGagctttcagcagcagggctcttTCTGCCTGTAATGCTGTTCCAGGAGTAACTAGTGGCTCACCATATGTTTAGttttgctggagctggggatgcttTGCCTACTAATGCAGCTACCCCATGTGTAGTGGCtgttttttccagcatttaCAATGCCAGTATTTTGAAGTGctcctgaaaataaaactgaataaaatcaTAGTAAGAACTAATTTGTACATTCAACCTTGCCAGTTGAATTTTTCACGAAGGGCAAGGAAATGCATTAAGTCTTTCTCATTCAgaaactttttcccttttgacattctctgtttctgtctttTAGACTGAAATCAGTGAAGATGACATCGAACCCagctttaaaaagctttttggGCAGCTAGCAGGAAATGTGAGTGTTTTTCTGGTAGCATCTTACTGGCACCCTGGTGAGTGGGTatcacattcacattttctgaaaaatcccctcacccaggattttgcttctgggaagctgagaagcctcagagaaaaggaaaacaattcttatctcatttgcttctcctgtgttttgctcctttggaatgtgtttggggattgtttacccacaggtgggtgttccattggattctgctgtgagttgttttcactctttggccaagTGGGGCCAAGCTGTGGagaggctctggaaagagtcatgagttttcattattctctttttagGCTTCTGTAAGTATCCCTTgtgtattctttaatatagttaagtttagtattctttaatataatatagtatcataaagtaataaattagcctctgagagcatggagtcagattcatcattcctccctgccacggggatc is from Serinus canaria isolate serCan28SL12 chromosome 3, serCan2020, whole genome shotgun sequence and encodes:
- the CAPN2 gene encoding calpain-2 catalytic subunit — its product is MAGMAEALAKERAVAAGAGRHDRAVPYLGQRFGALRQQCLQEGRLFQDPSFPAGPSALGYRELGPRSHKTQGVVWRRPTELCSKPQFIAGGATRTDICQGALGDCWLLAAIASLTLNEEILARVVPKDQSFQDKYAGIFHFQFWQYGEWVDVVVDDRLPTKNGELLFVHSAEGSEFWSALLEKAYAKLNGSYESLSGGTTTEGFEDFTGGIAEWYELQKPPPNLFKIIQKALQKGSLLGCSIDITSAAETEAVTSQKLVKGHAYSVTGAEQVNFRGTVQKLIRIRNPWGEVEWTGKWNDNCPNWSGVDPEVRERLTRRHEDGEFWMAFNDFLRHYSRLEICNLTPDTLASDRYKKWSLQKLDGNWRRGATAGGCRNYPNTFWTNPQYLIKLEEEDEDPDDPEGGCTFLIGLIQKHRRRQRKMGEDMHTIGFAIYEVPPEFSGQTNIHLSKNFFLTNKAREKSNTFINLREVLNRFKLPAGEYIIVPSTFEPDKNGDFCLRVFSEKNANSTVIDDEIEGNFDETEISEDDIEPSFKKLFGQLAGNDAEISAFELRSILNRILAKRQDIKSDGFSIETCKIMVDLLDNDGSGKLGLKEFHTLWTKIQKYQKIYREIDVDRSGTMNSYEMRRALETAGFKLNCQLHQVIVARFADEDLVIDFDNFVRCLIRLETLFKMFRKLDTEKSGTIELNLVNWLCFTVI